The following coding sequences lie in one Glycine max cultivar Williams 82 chromosome 19, Glycine_max_v4.0, whole genome shotgun sequence genomic window:
- the LOC100778494 gene encoding bromodomain-containing protein 4: MNTTPFMDKQIMDLTHAHGSSSSSSTTQLQSKDFIDLMKEPPQNQHNHHHHHLEDEDEEEKASRGNGISKDDIVPSYDFQPIRPLAASNSNNFDSAAFSRPWNSDSNSNASPPILKNYNSLDSMEPAKVIVEKDQSAFDATMLSEIDRTVKKHMENMLHVLEGVSARLTQLETRTHHLENSVDDLKVSVGNSHGSTDGKLRQMENSLREVQSGVQTIKDKQDIVQAQLQLAKLEVSKTDPQSETQTSTITDPVQQAAFAPGQTQPQLPTPANLPQSIPIVPPPNAPPQPSPQQGLPPPVHLPNQFPQNQIPAAPQRDQYFPPPVQSQETPNQQYQLPLSQQPHAQPGAPPHQQYQQIPHPQYPQPAPHLPQQQPPSHPSMNPPQLQSSLGHHVEEPPYPPQNYPPNVRQPPSQSPTGPPPPQQFYGTPPHAYEPPSSRSGSGYSSGYGTLSGPAEQYRYGGPPQYAGTPALKPQQLPTASVAPSGGSGYPQLPTARVLPQAIPTASAVSGGSGSAGTGGRVSVDDVVDKVSTMGFPRDHVRATVRKLTENGQSVDLNAVLDKLMNDGEVQPPRGWFGR, translated from the exons ATGAATACGACGCCGTTTATGGACAAGCAGATTATGGATCTCACTCACGCTCAcggatcttcttcttcttcttccactacGCAGTTGCAGAGCAAGGACTTCATTGACCTCATGAAAGAACCGCCACAAAACCAACATAaccatcaccatcatcatctcgaagatgaagatgaagaagaaaaagcgaGTCGTGGCAATGGGATCAGCAAAGACGACATCGTTCCCAGCTACGATTTCCAACCGATTCGCCCTCTCGCCGCTTCCAATTCCAATAATTTCGATTCCGCCGCATTCTCTCGCCCTTGGAACTCCGATTCCAACTCCAACGCTTCCCCTCCCATCCTCAAA AATTACAATTCTCTGGATTCAATGGAACCTGCGAAAGTCATTGTAGAAAAGGACCAAAGTGCTTTTGATGCTACAATGTTGTCTGAGATTGATCGTACCGTGAAGAAACATATGGAAAATATGCTTCATGTTCTGGAAGGTGTTAGTGCGCGGTTAACACAACTAGAAACCAGAACCCACCATCTTGAAAATTCCGTGGATGATTTGAAGGTATCGGTTGGAAATAGTCATGGTAGCACTGATGGAAAATTGAGGCAGATGGAGAATAGTCTTCGAGAG GTACAATCAGGGGTGCAGACTATCAAGGACAAGCAAGATATTGTGCAAGCTCAGCTGCAACTGGCAAAGCTAGAAGTGTCAAAGACGGATCCGCAATCAGAAACACAAACTAGCACAATTACTGATCCTGTTCAGCAAGCTGCATTTGCTCCTGGGCAAACTCAACCACAGCTTCCTACCCCTGCAAATCTTCCACAATCAATCCCTATTGTTCCTCCCCCTAATGCACCTCCTCAACCTTCCCCACAACAGGGTTTGCCACCTCCAGTTCATCTTCCAAACCAATTCCCTCAAAACCAAATCCCAGCTGCTCCTCAGAGAGATCAATACTTCCCACCACCGGTTCAGTCTCAGGAAACACCAAATCAGCAATACCAACTTCCGTTATCTCAGCAGCCACATGCTCAGCCCGGGGCACCACCGCATCAGCAATATCAACAGATCCCGCATCCCCAGTACCCTCAGCCAGCACCTCATCTACCTCAACAGCAGCCACCGTCGCATCCATCCATGAATCCGCCTCAACTACAATCTTCACTTGGTCACCATGTTGAGGAACCACCTTATCCTCCTCAGAATTATCCTCCCAATGTCCGCCAGCCACCATCTCAGTCACCCACCGGTCCTCCTCCTCCCCAACAGTTCTATGGGACACCACCTCATGCATATGAACCACCATCAAGCAGATCTGGTTCAGGCTATTCTTCTGGATATGGTACACTATCTGGCCCTGCCGAGCAATATCGTTATGGTGGACCACCTCAGTATGCTGGCACTCCTGCACTAAAACCACAACAACTGCCAACTGCTTCAGTGGCTCCGAGTGGTGGTAGCGGTTACCCTCAGCTCCCAACTGCCAGGGTACTCCCGCAAGCAATACCAACTGCATCTGCAGTGAGTGGTGGCTCAGGTTCTGCTGGAACTGGAGGCAGGGTTTCTGTCGATGATGTGGTCGACAAAGTTTCTACTATGGGATTCCCTAGAGACCATGTGAGGGCCACGGTTCGGAAGCTGACAGAGAATGGTCAGTCTGTTGACCTAAATGCAGTGCTGGATAAGCTCATGAATGATGGCGAAGTCCAACCCCCTCGAGGTTGGTTCGGTCGGTAG
- the LOC100793209 gene encoding Heterogeneous nuclear ribonucleoprotein 1-like, whose amino-acid sequence MESPGNEHVVGGAEPNDVVTPFSHREEPHNSQPLTGDGASPGKIFIGGLARETTIAQFIKHFGKYGEITDSVIMKDRKTGQPRGFGFITYADPSVVDKVIEEPHVINGKQVEIKRTIPRGAVGSKDFRTKKIFVGGIPSNVTEDEFRDFFTRYGEVKDHQIMRDHSTNRSRGFGFITFESEEAVDDLLSMGNKIDFAGAQVEIKKAEPKKPNSAPPSSKRYNDSRSSYSSGGYGDAYDGFGGSFGMGGGYRSGGAYGGGRGSGAYGGYASEFGGYGGYAGAMGPYRGDPSLGYAGRYGGSFSRGYDLGGYGGPSENYGAYGAGGGSSGGAGAGAGAGAYQSGYDGNLGGGYGGASGGPFYGSTRGGYSAGRYHPYGR is encoded by the exons ATGGAGTCACCCGGTAACGAGCATGTGGTGGGTGGCGCAGAACCCAACGACGTCGTTACGCCCTTTTCCCACAGAGAAGAACCTCACAATTCCCAACCCCTCACCGGCGACGGTGCCAGTCCCGG AAAGATATTTATAGGTGGTTTAGCGAGAGAAACGACCATTG CCCAATTTATCAAGCACTTTGGTAAGTATGGTGAGATCACGGATTCAGTTATCATGAAGGACAGGAAAACTGGGCAGCCTCGTGGATTCGGGTTTATAACATATGCGGATCCCTCTGTGGTCGATAAAGTCATTGAGGAACCTCATGTCATCAATGGCAAACAA GTTGAGATTAAGCGGACGATACCGAGGGGAGCTGTTGGCTCTAAGGATTTTAGGACAAAGAAAATTTTTGTAGGTGGAATTCCTTCAAATGTGACTGAAG ATGAATTTAGAGACTTCTTTACACGCTACGGCGAAGTTAAAGATCACCAAATAATGCGGGACCACTCCACCAACCGATCTCGTGGCTTTGGGTTTATCACATTTGAATCTGAAGAAGCAGTTGATGATCTTCTGTCCATGGGGAACAAAATTGACTTTGCTGGAGCTCAG GTGGAAATCAAGAAGGCTGAACCAAAGAAGCCAAACTCAGCACCTCCATCATCCAAGCGCTATAACGACTCTAGGTCTTCATACAGCAGTGGTGGATATGGAGATGCTTATGATGGATTTGGTGGCAGCTTTGGAATGGGGGGTGGTTATAGGTCAGGTGGTGCTTATGGTGGTGGTAGGGGTAGTGGTGCTTATGGTGGCTATGCAAGTGAATTTGGTGGGTATGGAGGATATGCTGGTGCGATGGGGCCGTATAGAGGAGATCCCTCCCTTGGGTATGCTGGTCGTTATGGAGGAAGCTTTAGCAGAGGGTATGATCTTGGTGGGTATGGCGGACCTAGTGAGAATTATGGAGCATATGGGGCAGGTGGGGGTTCTTCGGGTGGTGCTGGTGCTGGTGCCGGTGCCGGTGCCTACCAAAGTGGCTATGATGGAAACCTGGGAGGGGGATATGGAGGGGCTAGTGGAGGCCCCTTCTATGGGAGCACTAGAGGAGGATACAGCGCTGGTCGATATCATCCTTATGGAAGATAA
- the LOC100802396 gene encoding zinc finger CCCH domain-containing protein 41: protein MELKVSSPKPESVAPSDCASDPEEKEVSDDDDDDRNHKHRRREARSQSLERDVSDPVISRPFKKRNKNFGNRHPFRENESQAFETLKTYSDATTDKEFYFKFDRRRPGLASAPRAPLDMSQRLRANQSFTGDPGIGRGRGRESGFWNQRESRFGSMDVASQVVPQGSIPPSLYAGRGLLNVSNAQNASWNTFGLIPAVPNGGLDMLHPMGLQGTLRPPINSSLNVNIPRQRCRDFEERGFCLRGDMCPMEHGVNRIVIEDVQSLSQFNLPVSLPSAHLIGAPAGSGPLHSVNASTTLMNNKCLPGKISKSVVNDDGLPLDGVYTGPGCTSGADLYDPDQPLWNDCGLESSNALLTLQSSKIDESEPISNDAPDSDCPVGTARTSVSSQGTSSSVWARIGSSKNRFDMKEKTNSTMSSFNYPENQLKEDNDELVSAHNASFQVKQSIADDADPKALEASLKAQTDSMRNIRKSSQKALCTLFVNGIPQKNNKREALLAHFKKFGEVIDIYIPLNSERAFVQFSKREEAEAALKAPDAVMGNRFIKLWWANRDSIRKDSTTSGNGVIVTPRGQAPAFVPSHPVVTDRGKDIHQADASKTMYEVSSPTDQSKPVITDGPKVPPPLQKKLVNLENLKEELRKKQEMLDQKRNEFKRQLNKFEKQASGLKGEVSTEQAAKRLKMCVPSDVAKLASPQSSDADVGMASPHTEAAADKNKQLVNPVSRSPKASTATRLQESTGLKHPIQPLMPVNRYKLDNRPAAFCIIPPLPSGLANVAVLKEHFSPYGELSAVELEDVQVNDSSQQEAHITFTTRWAAERAFINGKCWNDHNLKFMWLTPTSSSSISSNATASRERSLSAPKEPLDSDDHSEENLENCVNQEAVVSDDEHKNSETRNGLELTEMEPSEDPQCTTRQVSSPKQSPEAEGNAC, encoded by the exons ATGGAGCTGAAAGTTTCATCTCCAAAACCTGAGTCTGTTGCACCGTCTGATTGCGCCAGTGATCCTGAGGAAAAGGAAGtgagtgatgatgatgatgatgatcggAATCACAAGCATCGAAGGAGGGAAGCTCGTTCTCAATCTTTGGAGAGAGATGTTTCAGATCCTGTTATTAGTAGGCCATTCAAAAAGCGTAACAAAAATTTTGGGAATAGGCATCCATTCAGGGAAAATGAATCTCAAGCCTTTGAAACGCTGAAAACTTACAGTGATGCCACCACAGATAAAGAATTTTACTTCAAGTTTGATAGAAGACGCCCTGGCTTGGCTTCAGCTCCTCGAGCACCTCTGGATATGAGTCAAAGACTACGTGCAAACCAATCTTTTACTGGAGATCCTGGTATTGGCAGGGGAAGAGGCAGGGAATCTGGTTTTTGGAATCAACGTGAGTCTAGGTTTGGTTCAATGGATGTTGCTTCACAAGTGGTTCCGCAGGGGTCCATTCCTCCAAGCCTTTATGCTGGACGTGGGTTACTCAATGTTTCAAATGCACAAAATGCATCATGGAATACATTTGGTTTAATACCAGCGGTGCCCAATGGTGGCCTAGATATGCTTCATCCGATGGGTTTACAAGGAACGCTCAGACCACCTATTAATTCATCTTTGAATGTGAATATTCCTCGCCAACGATGTAGGGATTTTGAGGAACGTGGGTTTTGCCTTAGAGGGGACATGTGTCCTATGGAGCACGGTGTTAATCGGATTGTTATTGAAGATGTTCAG AGTCTTTCACAGTTCAACCTTCCTGTTTCACTTCCAAGTGCACACCTAATCGGAGCTCCTGCTGGATCTGGACCTTTACATTCAGTAAATGCTTCGACCACTTTGATGAACAACAAATGTTTACCTGGAAAAATTTCCAAGTCTGTAGTCAATGATGATGGTTTGCCATTGGATGGTGTATATACCGGTCCTGGTTGCACAAGTGGAGCTGATCTTTATGATCCTGATCAACCGCTTTGGAATGATTGTGGTCTGGAGTCTTCAAATGCACTCCTAACTCTTCAGTCATCCAAGATTGATGAATCCGAGCCCATATCTAATGATGCTCCCGATAGTGATTGCCCAGTTGGAACTGCCAGAACTTCTGTCAGTTCACAGGGTACTAGTTCATCTGTCTGGGCCAGAATTGGTAGTTCAAAAAacagatttgacatgaaagaaaaaactaacTCTACAATGAGTTCCTTTAATTATCCAGAGAATCAATTGAAGGAAGATAACGATGAATTAGTCAGTGCTCACAATGCTTCCTTTCAAGTAAAGCAAAGCATAGCCGATGATGCTGACCCAAAAGCCTTGGAAGCCTCTTTGAAAGCACAAACTGATAGTATGCGTAATATACGCAAGTCATCACAAAAGGCATTGTGTACTCTATTTGTAAATGGGATACCTCAGAAAAATAACAAGAGAGAGGCTCTTCTTGCTCATTTTAAGAAGTTTGGTGAAGTTATTGACATTTATATTCCATTGAACAGTGAACGGGCTTTTGTGCAATTCTCCAAGAGAGAAGAGGCTGAAGCTGCTTTGAAGGCACCAGATGCTGTAATGGGTAATCGTTTTATCAAGCTATGGTGGGCTAATCGTGATAGCATTCGCAAAGATAGTACTACTAGTGGGAATGGTGTGATTGTAACTCCCCGTGGGCAAGCACCTGCTTTTGTTCCATCTCATCCTGTTGTCACTGATAGGGGTAAAGACATCCATCAAGCTGATGCTTCAAAGACTATGTATGAAGTATCATCGCCTACTGATCAATCTAAGCCTGTCATCACAGATGGACCCAAGGTTCCACCTCCTTTGCAGAAGAAGCTTGTAAACTTAGAGAATCTAAAGGAAGAACTGCGCAAGAAGCAGGAAATGCTAGATCAAAAGCGCAATGAGTTCAAGCGCCAGTTGAACAAATTTGAGAAACAA GCTTCTGGACTCAAGGGTGAAGTATCTACTGAGCAAGCCGCCAAGAGGCTCAAAATGTGTGTGCCATCTGATGTTGCCAAACTGGCTTCCCCTCAATCATCGGATGCTGATGTTGGCATGGCATCTCCACACACAGAGGCAGCAGCTGATAAGAATAAACAGCTGGTCAATCCTGTATCCCGAAGTCCTAAAGCAAGTACAGCAACAAGACTGCAAGAATCTACAGGCTTGAAGCATCCAATTCAACCACTAATGCCTGTAAATAGATACAAATTGGACAATCGTCCTGCTGCATTTTGTATCATTCCACCTTTGCCATCTGGTCTAGCAAAT GTTGCTGTTTTGAAGGAGCACTTCTCACCATACGGTGAACTTTCTGCCGTAGAGCTAGAAGACGTGCAAGTCAATGATAGTAGCCAACAAGAGGCTCATATAACTTTCACCACTCGTTGGGCAGCTGAGAGAGCATTTATTAATGGCAAATGCTGGAATGACCACAATCTAAAGTTCATGTGGCTGACACCTACTAGTTCTAGTTCTATTTCCAGTAATGCTACTGCTAGCAGAGAACGTTCTCTATCAGCTCCCAAGGAGCCCCTAGATTCAGATGACCATTCTgaagaaaatttagaaaacTGTGTGAACCAAGAAGCAGTGGTATCAGATGATGAGCATAAAAATTCAGAAACTAGAAATGGTTTGGAGCTTACGGAAATGGAACCAAGTGAAGATCCCCAGTGTACCACAAGGCAAGTTTCTTCTCCCAAACAATCACCGGAGGCCGAGGGCAATGCCTGTTGA